The following proteins come from a genomic window of Anabas testudineus chromosome 3, fAnaTes1.2, whole genome shotgun sequence:
- the LOC113174196 gene encoding multiple C2 and transmembrane domain-containing protein 2-like isoform X1 has protein sequence MDSKKPGMLRQFRQKMMPHLRRSKANPSKPVIHLESSMDHRSSSVPDIRQEYCRVSSSIQLQQTPSYSNPSTPLLKPAKCRTGGGSGLNMGIVGSGAGRSENRLIVPADCRDWASSQESFTSLCEDEKSSLDTNYRPARGMEPEELALPEVMTIYSPDLPTVEVSEHSSQYDDQDLNDDVSKDGDSPNMGSETLSVLENIRDTPRSFLLTISLKEGRNLVIRDRCGTSDPYVKFKLDGKTFYKSKVVYKNLNPIWNETFSIPVKDLSQKLHIKVYDRDLTTDDFMGSASVLLSDLDFDKANELSLSLDDPNSLEEDMGTVLLNMSLSHRDGDNKRSHRWPQKRKRSIRSAGSFQSCRLAETLKKSQLWTSLVFVTLVEAQQLPLDCLGGQLFVRFRLGEQRYKSKNHCKVANPQWRESFTFNHFLDSPEILDVELLSKEGRRPEECLGTCEVNLSKIPVDQRQLFTHTLGQGRGRLVFLVTLTPCSGVSISDLCAAPLDEPQERQIQLEKYSLKRSLKNLKDVGYLQIKVLKATDLIAADLNGKSDPFCVLELGNDRLQTHTVYKTLNPEWNKVFTFPVKDIHDVLVVTIFDEDGDKAPDFLGKVAIPLLSIRRGHQTAFPLKKEDLGGLSKGSITLALDVIFNPVRASIRTFQPRERRFMEDNPKFSKKALARNVLRVQTLCRAIMSTLQYIKSCFQWESVQRSLLAFLVFVVTVWYWEFYMLPFFLVLLISRNYFQIRSGRVSQDQDSIYLGDEDDDDEKESERRGLMDKIHMVQETIITLQNLLEEIASFGERIKNTFNWSVPFLSSLAFLIFVIFTVLTYYIPLRYIILIWGINKFTKKLRNPYSIANNEVLDFLTRVPSDVQKVQYSEMRSSRKKKVL, from the exons ATGGACTCCAAAAAGCCAGGCATGCTGCGGCAATTCCGCCAGAAGATGATGCCACACCTCCGACGAAGTAAGGCGAACCCGAGCAAGCCAGTCATTCATCTCGAATCCTCCATGGATCATCGGAGTTCCTCTGTTCCTGACATTAGGCAGGAGTACTGCCGTGTCTCCTCCAGCATCCAGCTTCAACAAACTCCCAGCTACAGCAACCCCTCCACACCGCTTCTCAAGCCAGCTAAGTGCCGAACAGGAGGTGGGAGTGGCCTGAACATGGGAATAGTTGGAAGTGGAGCTGGGAGGAGTGAGAACAGACTGATCGTGCctgcagactgcagagactGGGCTTCCTCTCAGGAATCATTCACCAGTCTTTGTGAGGACGAGAAGAGTTCTCTAGACACAAACTACAGACCTGCCAGAGGGATGGAGCCTGAGGAGCTTGCCCTGCCAGAGGTGATGACCATCTACAGCCCAGACCTTCCCACTGTGGAGGTTTCTGAGCACAGCTCACAG TATGATGATCAAGATTTAAACGATGACGTGTCAAAGGACGGGGACAGCCCAAAT ATGGGGAGTGAGACACTGAGTGTGTTAGAGAACATCAGGGATACTCCAAGGTCTTTCCTGCTCACCATCAGCCTAAAGGAAGGACGCAACCTGGTCATCAGGGACCGCTGTG gtACCAGTGACCCTTATGTGAAATTTAAATTGGACGGGAAAACATTCTACAAGAGCAAAGTTGTCTATAAAAACCTCAACCCCATTTGGAATGAGACCTTTTCAATACCTGTGAAGGATCTGAGTCAGAAACTGCACATCAAG GTGTACGACCGGGACTTAACAACTGATGACTTCATGGGCTCAGCCAGTGTCTTACTGAGTGATCTGGACTTTGACAA AGCCAATGAGCTGTCCTTGTCGTTGGATGACCCAAACAGCCTGGAGGAGGATATGGGCACTGTGCTGCTCAACATGAGTCTGTCACACAGAGATGGAGATAACAAGAGAAGCCAT CGATGGCCCCAAAAACGAAAACGAAGTATTAGG TCAGCAGGTTCCTTTCAGAGCTGTCGCCTGGCTGAGACACTGAAGAAGAGTCAGCTGTGGACTTCTCTTGTGTTTGTGACTCTGGTAGAGGCTCAGCAGCTGCCGCTGGACTGTCTGGGAGGTCAGCTCTTTGTTCGCTTCAGACTAGGAGAGCAGAGATACAAAAGCAAG AATCACTGCAAAGTGGCCAACCCTCAGTGGAGAGAGAGCTTTACGTTTAACCACTTCTTGGACAGTCCAGAAATTCTTGACGTAGAGCTCTTGTCCAAGGAAGGACGAAGGCCAGAGGAGTGTTTGGGAAC atgtgaaGTGAATCTCTCCAAGATCCCTGTTGATCAAAGGCAGCTGTTCACGCACACCCTGGGCCAGGGGAGAGGGCGCTTGGTCTTTTTAGTCACTCTGACCCCGTGCAGCGGTGTCTCCATCTCGGATCTCTGCGCCGCACCGCTCGATGAACCTCAAGAACGTCAGATCCAGCTGGAAAAATAT AGTCTGAAAAGGTCCCTGAAAAACCTCAAAGATGTCGGTTATCTCCAAATCAAAGTTCTCAAGGCTACAGATCTGATTGCAGCTGATTTAAATG GCAAGAGCGACCCTTTCTGCGTGTTGGAGCTGGGCAATGACAGACTGCAGACCCACACGGTGTATAAGACCCTTAACCCAGAGTGGAATAAAGTCTTCACATT CCCTGTCAAAGACATTCATGATGTTCTGGTGGTGACTATCTTTGATGAGGATGGAGACAAGGCGCCAGACTTCCTGGGAAAAGTTGCCATTCCCCTGCTCTCG ATCCGCAGGGGACATCAGACTGCCTTCCCACTGAAGAAAGAGGACTTAGGTGGGCTGTCGAAGGGGAGCATCACTCTGGCGCTGGATGTTATTTTTAACCCT gtcAGAGCAAGTATAAGAACCTTCCAACCCAGAGAAAGAAGATTCATGGAGGATAATCCCAAATTTTCTAAAAAG GCTCTGGCCAGGAACGTGCTGCGCGTTCAGACACTGTGCAGGGCCATCATGTCGACTCTGCAGTACATCAAAAGCTGCTTCCAGTGGGAGAGCGTTCAGCGGAGCCTGCTAGCCTTCCTG GTGTTTGTGGTCACAGTGTGGTACTGGGAGTTTTACATGCTGCCCTTCTTCCTGGTTTTACTCATCTCGAGGAACTACTTCCAGATCCGCTCCGGCCGGGTCAGCCAGGACCAG gACAGCATATATTTGGGGGATGAGGATGACGACGATGAGAAG GAATCAGAGAGGAGAGGGCTGATGGACAAAATCCACATGGTCCAAGAAACCATCATCACCCTTCAAAACCTGCTGGAGGAGATCGCCAGTTTTGGGGAGAGGATTAAAAA CACGTTCAACTGGTCTGTGCCGTTCCTGTCCAGCTTGGCATTCTTGATCTTTGTCATCTTCACGGTCCTCACATACTACATCCCATTACGCTACATAATTTTAATTTGGG GCATCAATAAATTCACCAAGAAATTACGGAACCCGTACAGCATCGCCAACAATGAAGTGCTTGATTTCCTGACAAGGGTGCCTTCAGATGTGCAGAAG
- the LOC113174196 gene encoding multiple C2 and transmembrane domain-containing protein 2-like isoform X2: MDSKKPGMLRQFRQKMMPHLRRSKANPSKPVIHLESSMDHRSSSVPDIRQEYCRVSSSIQLQQTPSYSNPSTPLLKPAKCRTGGGSGLNMGIVGSGAGRSENRLIVPADCRDWASSQESFTSLCEDEKSSLDTNYRPARGMEPEELALPEVMTIYSPDLPTVEVSEHSSQYDDQDLNDDVSKDGDSPNMGSETLSVLENIRDTPRSFLLTISLKEGRNLVIRDRCGTSDPYVKFKLDGKTFYKSKVVYKNLNPIWNETFSIPVKDLSQKLHIKVYDRDLTTDDFMGSASVLLSDLDFDKANELSLSLDDPNSLEEDMGTVLLNMSLSHRDGDNKRSHSAGSFQSCRLAETLKKSQLWTSLVFVTLVEAQQLPLDCLGGQLFVRFRLGEQRYKSKNHCKVANPQWRESFTFNHFLDSPEILDVELLSKEGRRPEECLGTCEVNLSKIPVDQRQLFTHTLGQGRGRLVFLVTLTPCSGVSISDLCAAPLDEPQERQIQLEKYSLKRSLKNLKDVGYLQIKVLKATDLIAADLNGKSDPFCVLELGNDRLQTHTVYKTLNPEWNKVFTFPVKDIHDVLVVTIFDEDGDKAPDFLGKVAIPLLSIRRGHQTAFPLKKEDLGGLSKGSITLALDVIFNPVRASIRTFQPRERRFMEDNPKFSKKALARNVLRVQTLCRAIMSTLQYIKSCFQWESVQRSLLAFLVFVVTVWYWEFYMLPFFLVLLISRNYFQIRSGRVSQDQDSIYLGDEDDDDEKESERRGLMDKIHMVQETIITLQNLLEEIASFGERIKNTFNWSVPFLSSLAFLIFVIFTVLTYYIPLRYIILIWGINKFTKKLRNPYSIANNEVLDFLTRVPSDVQKVQYSEMRSSRKKKVL; encoded by the exons ATGGACTCCAAAAAGCCAGGCATGCTGCGGCAATTCCGCCAGAAGATGATGCCACACCTCCGACGAAGTAAGGCGAACCCGAGCAAGCCAGTCATTCATCTCGAATCCTCCATGGATCATCGGAGTTCCTCTGTTCCTGACATTAGGCAGGAGTACTGCCGTGTCTCCTCCAGCATCCAGCTTCAACAAACTCCCAGCTACAGCAACCCCTCCACACCGCTTCTCAAGCCAGCTAAGTGCCGAACAGGAGGTGGGAGTGGCCTGAACATGGGAATAGTTGGAAGTGGAGCTGGGAGGAGTGAGAACAGACTGATCGTGCctgcagactgcagagactGGGCTTCCTCTCAGGAATCATTCACCAGTCTTTGTGAGGACGAGAAGAGTTCTCTAGACACAAACTACAGACCTGCCAGAGGGATGGAGCCTGAGGAGCTTGCCCTGCCAGAGGTGATGACCATCTACAGCCCAGACCTTCCCACTGTGGAGGTTTCTGAGCACAGCTCACAG TATGATGATCAAGATTTAAACGATGACGTGTCAAAGGACGGGGACAGCCCAAAT ATGGGGAGTGAGACACTGAGTGTGTTAGAGAACATCAGGGATACTCCAAGGTCTTTCCTGCTCACCATCAGCCTAAAGGAAGGACGCAACCTGGTCATCAGGGACCGCTGTG gtACCAGTGACCCTTATGTGAAATTTAAATTGGACGGGAAAACATTCTACAAGAGCAAAGTTGTCTATAAAAACCTCAACCCCATTTGGAATGAGACCTTTTCAATACCTGTGAAGGATCTGAGTCAGAAACTGCACATCAAG GTGTACGACCGGGACTTAACAACTGATGACTTCATGGGCTCAGCCAGTGTCTTACTGAGTGATCTGGACTTTGACAA AGCCAATGAGCTGTCCTTGTCGTTGGATGACCCAAACAGCCTGGAGGAGGATATGGGCACTGTGCTGCTCAACATGAGTCTGTCACACAGAGATGGAGATAACAAGAGAAGCCAT TCAGCAGGTTCCTTTCAGAGCTGTCGCCTGGCTGAGACACTGAAGAAGAGTCAGCTGTGGACTTCTCTTGTGTTTGTGACTCTGGTAGAGGCTCAGCAGCTGCCGCTGGACTGTCTGGGAGGTCAGCTCTTTGTTCGCTTCAGACTAGGAGAGCAGAGATACAAAAGCAAG AATCACTGCAAAGTGGCCAACCCTCAGTGGAGAGAGAGCTTTACGTTTAACCACTTCTTGGACAGTCCAGAAATTCTTGACGTAGAGCTCTTGTCCAAGGAAGGACGAAGGCCAGAGGAGTGTTTGGGAAC atgtgaaGTGAATCTCTCCAAGATCCCTGTTGATCAAAGGCAGCTGTTCACGCACACCCTGGGCCAGGGGAGAGGGCGCTTGGTCTTTTTAGTCACTCTGACCCCGTGCAGCGGTGTCTCCATCTCGGATCTCTGCGCCGCACCGCTCGATGAACCTCAAGAACGTCAGATCCAGCTGGAAAAATAT AGTCTGAAAAGGTCCCTGAAAAACCTCAAAGATGTCGGTTATCTCCAAATCAAAGTTCTCAAGGCTACAGATCTGATTGCAGCTGATTTAAATG GCAAGAGCGACCCTTTCTGCGTGTTGGAGCTGGGCAATGACAGACTGCAGACCCACACGGTGTATAAGACCCTTAACCCAGAGTGGAATAAAGTCTTCACATT CCCTGTCAAAGACATTCATGATGTTCTGGTGGTGACTATCTTTGATGAGGATGGAGACAAGGCGCCAGACTTCCTGGGAAAAGTTGCCATTCCCCTGCTCTCG ATCCGCAGGGGACATCAGACTGCCTTCCCACTGAAGAAAGAGGACTTAGGTGGGCTGTCGAAGGGGAGCATCACTCTGGCGCTGGATGTTATTTTTAACCCT gtcAGAGCAAGTATAAGAACCTTCCAACCCAGAGAAAGAAGATTCATGGAGGATAATCCCAAATTTTCTAAAAAG GCTCTGGCCAGGAACGTGCTGCGCGTTCAGACACTGTGCAGGGCCATCATGTCGACTCTGCAGTACATCAAAAGCTGCTTCCAGTGGGAGAGCGTTCAGCGGAGCCTGCTAGCCTTCCTG GTGTTTGTGGTCACAGTGTGGTACTGGGAGTTTTACATGCTGCCCTTCTTCCTGGTTTTACTCATCTCGAGGAACTACTTCCAGATCCGCTCCGGCCGGGTCAGCCAGGACCAG gACAGCATATATTTGGGGGATGAGGATGACGACGATGAGAAG GAATCAGAGAGGAGAGGGCTGATGGACAAAATCCACATGGTCCAAGAAACCATCATCACCCTTCAAAACCTGCTGGAGGAGATCGCCAGTTTTGGGGAGAGGATTAAAAA CACGTTCAACTGGTCTGTGCCGTTCCTGTCCAGCTTGGCATTCTTGATCTTTGTCATCTTCACGGTCCTCACATACTACATCCCATTACGCTACATAATTTTAATTTGGG GCATCAATAAATTCACCAAGAAATTACGGAACCCGTACAGCATCGCCAACAATGAAGTGCTTGATTTCCTGACAAGGGTGCCTTCAGATGTGCAGAAG